A window of Streptomyces marispadix contains these coding sequences:
- a CDS encoding IclR family transcriptional regulator, translating into MARTIQSLERAAAVLRLLAGGERRLGLSDIASSMELPKGTAHGLLRTLQQEGFVEQDGATGKYQLGAELLRLGTSYLDVHELRSRALVWADDLARSSGESVYLGVLHQQGVLIVHHVFRPDNSRQVLEVGAMQPLHSTALGKVLSAFDPVAHSEAVDGERRRFTERTITALDEFEDVLELTRARGWAADVEETWEGLASIAAPIRDRRRMPVGAVGVTGAVERVCEDVAAAAGVVGAVPPGNASGAAAEVELRPLLVAAVRDCARAVSRDLGARRF; encoded by the coding sequence GTGGCCCGGACCATCCAGTCGCTCGAGCGCGCGGCAGCCGTGCTGCGGCTCCTGGCGGGCGGCGAACGCAGACTCGGCCTGTCCGACATCGCATCGTCGATGGAGCTGCCGAAGGGCACCGCGCACGGTCTGCTGCGCACCCTCCAGCAGGAGGGCTTCGTCGAGCAGGACGGCGCGACGGGCAAGTACCAGCTCGGCGCCGAGCTGCTGCGGCTGGGCACGAGCTATCTGGACGTGCACGAGCTGCGCTCCCGTGCCCTGGTGTGGGCGGACGACCTGGCGCGCTCCAGCGGCGAGAGCGTCTATCTGGGAGTCCTGCACCAGCAGGGCGTGCTGATCGTCCATCACGTCTTCCGGCCGGACAACAGCCGCCAGGTGCTGGAGGTCGGCGCTATGCAGCCGCTGCACAGCACCGCCCTGGGCAAGGTGCTCTCGGCCTTCGACCCCGTGGCGCACAGCGAGGCCGTCGACGGCGAGCGCCGCCGCTTCACCGAGCGCACGATCACCGCGCTCGACGAGTTCGAGGACGTACTGGAGCTGACGCGGGCCCGCGGCTGGGCCGCCGACGTGGAGGAGACCTGGGAGGGGCTGGCCTCCATCGCGGCGCCGATCCGCGACCGGCGCCGCATGCCGGTCGGAGCGGTCGGTGTGACGGGCGCGGTGGAGCGGGTCTGCGAGGACGTGGCGGCGGCGGCCGGGGTCGTCGGCGCCGTGCCGCCCGGGAACGCAAGCGGTGCGGCGGCCGAGGTGGAGCTGCGTCCGCTGCTCGTCGCCGCCGTACGGGACTGCGCTCGCGCGGTCTCACGGGATCTGGGCGCGCGCAGGTTCTGA
- a CDS encoding MIP/aquaporin family protein has translation MSSSDIFFSETTGTALLILLGGGVCAAVTFKRSKAHNAGWVAIAFGWAFAVLTGGYVAQMSGAHLNPAVTLALAIEGTTPWADVPVYFASELLGAMIGAVLVWLVYYGQFHADLNEPEMAERRGENPGPVHGVFFTSPEIRNTVQNLVTEIIATFVLVIAILNLGLTKGVGVSGTGVLIVALVVGGIGLSLGGPTGYAINPVRDLGPRIVHALLPLPNKGGSGWAYSWIPVVGPLIGGAIAAGLHQVAFA, from the coding sequence GTGTCCAGCTCCGACATCTTCTTCAGTGAAACCACAGGTACCGCTCTACTGATCCTGCTCGGTGGCGGCGTATGCGCCGCCGTGACCTTCAAGCGCTCCAAGGCGCACAACGCCGGATGGGTGGCCATCGCCTTCGGATGGGCCTTCGCGGTCCTCACCGGCGGCTACGTCGCCCAGATGTCCGGCGCCCACCTCAACCCGGCGGTCACGCTCGCCCTCGCCATCGAGGGCACCACCCCCTGGGCCGACGTCCCGGTCTACTTCGCCTCCGAACTCCTCGGGGCGATGATCGGCGCCGTGCTGGTGTGGCTCGTCTACTACGGCCAGTTCCACGCGGACCTCAACGAACCGGAGATGGCGGAGCGCAGGGGCGAGAACCCCGGCCCCGTGCACGGCGTCTTCTTCACCTCCCCCGAGATCCGCAACACCGTCCAGAACCTCGTCACCGAGATCATCGCGACGTTCGTACTCGTCATCGCGATCCTCAACCTGGGCCTCACCAAGGGCGTCGGCGTCTCCGGGACGGGAGTGCTGATAGTGGCGCTCGTCGTCGGCGGCATCGGTCTGTCGCTCGGTGGCCCGACGGGGTACGCCATCAACCCGGTCCGCGACCTCGGTCCCCGCATCGTGCACGCCCTGCTGCCCCTGCCCAACAAGGGCGGCTCCGGCTGGGCCTACTCGTGGATCCCGGTCGTGGGCCCGCTGATCGGCGGGGCGATAGCCGCCGGTCTGCACCAGGTCGCCTTCGCCTGA
- the glpK gene encoding glycerol kinase GlpK, producing the protein MSESENQSAGASHGQGPFIAAIDQGTTSSRCIVFDKDGRIVSVDQKEHEQIFPKPGWVEHDAAEIWTNVQQVVIGALEQAGITKADVKALGITNQRETTLLWDKATGEPVHNALVWQDTRTDTLCRELGRNVGQDRFRRETGLPLASYFSGPKIRWLLDNVDGLRERAERGELLFGTMDSWVIWNLTGGPDGGRHVTDVTNASRTMLMNLHSMSWDEKICNSMGVPMSLLPEIRSSAEVYGEAKGALAGVPVASALGDQQAALFGQTCYSEGEAKSTYGTGTFLLLNTGHEAVNSYNGLLTTVGYQIGDERPVYALEGAIAVTGSLVQWMRDQMGLISTAAEIETLASSVEDNGGAYFVPAFSGLFAPYWRDDARGVIAGLTRYVTKAHLARAVLEATAWQTREIVDAMNKDSGVELTALKVDGGMTSNNLLMQTMSDFLGAPVVRPMVAETTCLGAAYAAGLAVGFWSDTDELRANWKRAAEWTPSMEAAVRDREYKNWLKAVQRTMGWIEEEN; encoded by the coding sequence ATGAGCGAGTCAGAGAACCAGTCCGCGGGCGCTTCGCACGGCCAGGGCCCCTTCATCGCCGCCATCGACCAGGGCACGACCTCCAGCCGCTGCATCGTCTTCGACAAGGACGGCCGGATCGTCTCCGTCGACCAGAAGGAACACGAGCAGATATTCCCCAAGCCCGGCTGGGTGGAGCACGACGCCGCCGAGATCTGGACCAACGTCCAGCAGGTGGTCATCGGCGCGCTGGAGCAGGCAGGCATCACCAAGGCCGACGTGAAGGCTCTCGGCATCACCAACCAGCGTGAGACGACGCTGCTCTGGGACAAGGCCACCGGCGAGCCCGTGCACAACGCGCTGGTCTGGCAGGACACCCGCACCGACACGCTCTGCCGCGAACTCGGCCGCAACGTCGGCCAGGACCGCTTCCGCAGGGAGACCGGCCTTCCCCTGGCCTCCTACTTCTCCGGTCCGAAGATCCGCTGGCTGCTCGACAACGTCGACGGGCTGCGCGAGCGCGCCGAGCGCGGTGAACTGCTCTTCGGAACCATGGACTCGTGGGTCATCTGGAACCTCACCGGCGGCCCCGACGGCGGGCGCCACGTCACCGACGTGACCAACGCCTCCCGCACCATGCTGATGAACCTCCACTCGATGAGCTGGGACGAGAAGATCTGCAACTCCATGGGCGTGCCCATGTCGCTGCTGCCGGAGATCCGTTCCTCCGCCGAGGTGTACGGAGAGGCGAAGGGCGCGCTGGCGGGCGTCCCGGTGGCCTCGGCCCTCGGCGACCAGCAGGCGGCCCTGTTCGGCCAGACCTGCTACTCGGAGGGCGAGGCGAAGTCCACCTACGGCACGGGCACGTTCCTGCTGCTCAACACCGGCCACGAGGCGGTCAATTCGTACAACGGACTGCTGACGACGGTCGGCTACCAGATCGGCGACGAACGCCCGGTCTACGCCCTGGAGGGCGCGATCGCGGTCACCGGTTCGCTGGTGCAGTGGATGCGCGACCAGATGGGCCTGATCAGCACCGCCGCCGAGATCGAGACGCTCGCCAGCTCCGTCGAGGACAACGGCGGCGCCTACTTCGTACCGGCGTTCTCAGGCCTGTTCGCCCCGTACTGGCGTGACGACGCCCGCGGCGTGATCGCCGGTCTCACCCGCTACGTGACGAAGGCGCACCTGGCGAGGGCGGTGCTGGAGGCGACGGCCTGGCAGACCCGCGAGATCGTCGACGCGATGAACAAGGACTCCGGAGTGGAGCTGACCGCCCTCAAGGTCGACGGCGGCATGACGTCCAACAACCTGCTCATGCAGACGATGTCGGACTTCCTCGGCGCACCCGTCGTACGGCCGATGGTCGCGGAGACCACCTGCCTCGGCGCCGCCTACGCGGCCGGTCTCGCTGTCGGCTTCTGGTCCGACACCGACGAGCTGCGCGCCAACTGGAAGCGGGCGGCCGAGTGGACGCCCAGCATGGAAGCGGCCGTTCGCGACCGCGAGTACAAGAACTGGCTCAAGGCCGTGCAGCGGACCATGGGCTGGATCGAAGAGGAGAACTGA
- a CDS encoding glycoside hydrolase family 13 protein, whose product MTASTSPQPAEAADDWWREAVVYQVYVPSFADSDGDGMGDLRGVADRLGHLAGLGADAVWLTPFYPSPWADGGYDVSDYRDVDPRHGTLDDFRELLARAHALGLKVIVDIVPNHCSDRHPWFAEALASPPGSAARERFHFLDGRGPDGSEPPSDWQSKFGGGAWERTPDGQWYMHIFAAEQPDLNWENPEVAADFERTLRFWLDLGVDGFRVDVAHGLRKDLRQPLRDTRGNDAAPLNSPPQGDDHPFWDRDQVHEVYRHWRKILDSYEPPRIAVAEAGVSAARLPLYTRPDELHQAFNFFHLRCPWDAASFRGVIDTSLEGARSVGTLPTWVLSNHDVVRHATRYALPEGTDFTEWLAADGREPAPDHERGRRRARAAALLTLALPGTAYLYQGEELGLPEVADLPPGALRDPMWERTGHRQKGRDGCRVPLPWRKDGPSYGFGPGGSWLPQPEGWGAHSAEAQSGVEGSFLELYRTALRLRRGFRGSEGREGGGALEWLDAADGELAFRRGELLECRINLSDRPVPLPSGAVPLLTSEPAAYRHGDGTLAPDTAVWLDPSARDRAGGTGPSGYVN is encoded by the coding sequence GTGACAGCCAGCACGTCCCCGCAGCCCGCCGAAGCCGCCGACGACTGGTGGCGTGAAGCCGTCGTCTACCAGGTCTACGTGCCGAGCTTCGCCGACTCCGACGGTGACGGAATGGGCGACCTGCGCGGCGTCGCCGACCGCCTCGGCCATCTGGCAGGGCTCGGCGCCGACGCGGTCTGGCTGACGCCCTTCTACCCCTCGCCCTGGGCCGACGGAGGCTACGACGTCTCCGACTACCGGGACGTCGACCCCCGCCACGGCACGCTCGACGACTTCCGTGAACTGCTCGCCCGCGCGCACGCGCTGGGACTGAAGGTCATCGTCGACATCGTCCCCAACCACTGCTCCGACCGGCACCCGTGGTTCGCGGAGGCGCTGGCGTCGCCGCCGGGTTCCGCCGCACGCGAACGCTTCCACTTCCTGGACGGCCGCGGGCCCGACGGCAGCGAGCCGCCCTCGGACTGGCAGTCGAAGTTCGGCGGCGGCGCCTGGGAACGCACCCCCGACGGGCAGTGGTACATGCACATATTCGCGGCCGAACAGCCCGATCTGAACTGGGAGAACCCCGAGGTCGCCGCCGACTTCGAGCGCACCCTGCGCTTCTGGCTCGACCTGGGCGTCGACGGCTTCCGCGTCGACGTCGCACACGGTCTGCGCAAGGACCTGCGGCAGCCGCTTCGCGACACCCGCGGCAACGACGCGGCACCGCTCAACTCCCCGCCCCAGGGCGACGATCACCCCTTCTGGGACCGCGACCAGGTGCACGAGGTCTACCGGCACTGGCGGAAGATCCTCGACTCCTACGAGCCGCCCCGTATCGCCGTCGCCGAAGCAGGCGTCAGCGCCGCCAGGCTGCCGCTCTACACCCGCCCCGACGAACTCCACCAGGCGTTCAACTTCTTCCATCTGCGCTGCCCTTGGGACGCCGCCTCCTTCCGCGGCGTCATCGACACCTCACTCGAAGGGGCGCGTTCCGTGGGCACCCTGCCGACCTGGGTGCTCTCCAACCACGACGTGGTACGGCACGCCACCCGCTACGCCCTCCCCGAAGGCACCGACTTCACGGAGTGGCTGGCCGCCGACGGGCGTGAGCCCGCCCCCGACCACGAGCGGGGACGTCGCCGGGCCCGTGCCGCCGCGCTGCTCACCCTGGCGCTGCCGGGCACCGCGTACCTCTACCAGGGCGAGGAGCTGGGCCTGCCGGAGGTCGCGGACCTGCCGCCCGGCGCGCTGCGCGACCCGATGTGGGAGCGCACCGGGCACCGGCAGAAGGGCCGCGACGGCTGCCGGGTTCCGCTGCCGTGGCGGAAGGACGGCCCCTCCTACGGCTTCGGACCCGGCGGAAGCTGGCTGCCGCAGCCGGAGGGATGGGGAGCGCACTCCGCCGAGGCGCAGAGCGGAGTGGAGGGTTCCTTCCTGGAGCTGTACCGGACGGCGCTGAGGCTGCGCCGCGGCTTCCGCGGCTCGGAGGGCCGCGAGGGCGGCGGCGCACTGGAGTGGCTGGACGCCGCCGATGGCGAACTGGCCTTCCGCAGGGGCGAGTTGCTCGAATGCCGGATCAATCTCTCGGACCGGCCCGTGCCGCTGCCGTCCGGTGCCGTACCCCTGCTGACGAGCGAACCGGCGGCGTACCGGCACGGCGACGGGACGCTGGCACCCGACACCGCGGTGTGGCTGGACCCGTCGGCGCGGGACCGAGCCGGGGGAACGGGGCCGTCCGGCTACGTGAACTGA
- the mshC gene encoding cysteine--1-D-myo-inosityl 2-amino-2-deoxy-alpha-D-glucopyranoside ligase, with product MHAWPASEVPALPGQGRDLEIHDTSTGGRVTLAPGPVARIYVCGITPYDATHLGHAATYNAFDLVQRVWLDTKRQVHYIQNVTDIDDPLLERARATGEEWAELAERETALFREDMTALRMLPPRQFVGAVESIPRIVPLVERLRDQGAAYELEGDVYFSVEADPHFGGVSRLDAETMRILSAERGGDPERPGKKSPLDPMLWRAAREGEPQWDGASLGPGRPGWHIECVAIALEHLGMGFDVQGGGSDLAFPHHEMGASHAQALTGEHPFAQTYVHSGMVGLNGEKMSKSKGNLVFVSQLRRDGVDPAAIRLTLLAHHYRSDWEYTAALLDEAQRRLARWRAAVSRPDGPPAESVVEEIRVALADDLNSPAALAAVDRWAAEQEAGGGSDEGAPGVVSRAVDALLGVAL from the coding sequence ATGCATGCCTGGCCCGCTTCCGAGGTCCCCGCCCTGCCTGGTCAGGGCCGCGACCTGGAGATCCACGACACCTCGACGGGCGGCCGCGTCACTCTGGCCCCCGGTCCCGTCGCCCGCATATACGTCTGCGGGATCACCCCGTACGACGCCACCCACCTGGGGCACGCGGCGACCTACAACGCCTTCGACCTCGTACAGCGCGTGTGGCTCGACACCAAGCGCCAGGTTCACTACATACAGAACGTCACCGACATCGACGACCCTCTGCTGGAGCGGGCCCGGGCGACGGGCGAGGAGTGGGCGGAGCTGGCGGAGCGTGAGACGGCGCTCTTCAGGGAGGACATGACGGCCCTGCGGATGCTCCCGCCGCGGCAGTTCGTCGGTGCTGTCGAATCGATTCCGCGCATCGTCCCGCTCGTGGAGCGGCTGCGTGACCAGGGCGCCGCCTACGAACTCGAAGGCGACGTCTACTTCTCCGTCGAGGCGGACCCGCACTTCGGCGGCGTATCACGTCTCGACGCGGAGACCATGCGGATACTGTCCGCCGAGCGCGGCGGCGACCCCGAGCGGCCCGGCAAGAAGAGCCCGCTCGACCCGATGCTGTGGCGTGCGGCCCGCGAGGGCGAACCGCAGTGGGACGGCGCCTCACTCGGCCCCGGACGCCCCGGCTGGCACATCGAGTGCGTGGCCATCGCCCTGGAACACCTCGGCATGGGCTTCGACGTACAGGGCGGAGGGTCGGATCTCGCCTTCCCGCACCATGAGATGGGCGCCTCCCACGCGCAGGCGCTCACCGGCGAGCATCCCTTCGCACAGACGTATGTGCACTCCGGGATGGTCGGACTGAACGGCGAGAAGATGTCGAAGTCCAAGGGGAACCTGGTCTTCGTCTCACAGCTCCGCCGCGACGGCGTGGACCCCGCCGCGATCCGGCTGACGCTCCTCGCCCACCACTACCGGTCGGACTGGGAGTACACCGCCGCTCTGCTGGACGAGGCACAGCGGCGGCTCGCACGCTGGCGTGCGGCCGTCTCACGGCCCGACGGGCCCCCCGCCGAATCCGTCGTCGAGGAGATCCGCGTGGCGCTCGCGGACGATCTGAACTCACCGGCGGCGCTCGCCGCCGTCGACCGGTGGGCCGCCGAACAGGAGGCCGGGGGAGGAAGCGACGAGGGCGCCCCGGGCGTCGTCTCGCGCGCTGTGGACGCGCTGTTGGGCGTGGCCCTGTAG
- a CDS encoding SCO1664 family protein, whose product MPASERIPARRMNPTADSGRMPREADPGAPADSAPSPTADETRTRLALGTLNVLGQIRQASNAVLFGEVEHEGRRVPCVYKPVAGERPLWDFPDGTLAQREVAAYEISRATGWDLVPATVLRDGPFGEGMCQAWVGPLPGAEPEDGEESEDGAASEVAVGEGDFGGESSEETPGDAEADDASDADDADESGGSDGGGELLAIVEGDEPGEGWKPVGYVDTGTARPALLVHADDDRLRRLAVVDAVINNGDRKGGHLLTLPTGELYAIDHGVSFHVDDKLRTLLWGWAGEDLTSEAVATLRGLAAALAEGAPLAVRLSELITAAELEALRKRVGGLISSGRHPLPSGDWPAIPWPPV is encoded by the coding sequence GTGCCCGCGTCAGAACGGATACCGGCGCGGCGAATGAACCCGACAGCCGACTCCGGCCGCATGCCGAGGGAGGCCGATCCGGGCGCCCCGGCGGATTCGGCCCCTTCGCCGACGGCCGATGAGACCCGTACCCGTCTCGCCCTGGGCACGCTGAACGTACTGGGTCAGATCCGGCAGGCATCCAACGCCGTGCTCTTCGGCGAGGTCGAGCACGAGGGGCGGCGGGTGCCGTGCGTGTACAAGCCGGTGGCCGGCGAACGCCCGCTGTGGGACTTCCCCGACGGGACGCTCGCACAGCGTGAGGTGGCGGCGTACGAGATCTCCCGTGCGACGGGCTGGGACCTCGTTCCGGCGACGGTGCTGAGGGACGGGCCGTTCGGCGAGGGCATGTGCCAGGCGTGGGTGGGGCCGCTGCCGGGCGCGGAGCCCGAGGACGGCGAGGAGTCCGAGGACGGTGCGGCTTCCGAAGTCGCCGTGGGGGAGGGGGACTTCGGGGGCGAGAGCAGCGAGGAGACCCCAGGCGACGCCGAGGCCGACGACGCCTCGGACGCCGACGACGCCGACGAGTCCGGCGGCTCGGACGGCGGCGGGGAACTCCTCGCCATCGTCGAGGGCGACGAACCGGGGGAGGGCTGGAAGCCCGTCGGGTACGTGGACACGGGCACGGCGCGGCCGGCGTTGCTCGTACACGCCGACGACGACCGGCTTCGGCGGCTGGCCGTGGTCGACGCGGTCATCAACAACGGGGACCGCAAGGGCGGCCATCTGCTGACGCTCCCCACGGGCGAGCTGTACGCCATCGACCACGGCGTCAGCTTCCACGTCGACGACAAGCTCCGCACCCTGCTGTGGGGTTGGGCGGGCGAGGACCTGACCTCCGAGGCCGTCGCGACCCTGCGCGGGCTCGCCGCGGCGCTCGCCGAGGGCGCGCCTCTCGCGGTACGGCTCTCCGAGCTGATCACCGCGGCCGAACTGGAGGCCCTCCGCAAGCGGGTCGGCGGGCTGATCAGCTCCGGCCGTCATCCGCTCCCCAGCGGCGACTGGCCCGCGATCCCCTGGCCTCCCGTCTGA
- a CDS encoding DUF3090 domain-containing protein, with the protein MSRQVFLYDPPDRFIAGTVGLPGRRTFYLQASASGRTTSVALEKAQVEALAERIDELLDEVVRRSGGNAPVPAVAPAELDDTEPLETPVEEEFRVGTMALAWDGDGERMVVEAQAVVELEADSDEDLADAEERLLQDDENGPPMLRVRLDGTMARAFAKRALEVVNAGRPPCPLCSLPLDPEGHVCPRQNGYRRGE; encoded by the coding sequence GTGTCCCGTCAGGTGTTCCTCTACGACCCGCCGGACCGATTCATCGCCGGTACCGTCGGGCTGCCAGGACGGCGCACCTTCTACCTCCAGGCGTCGGCCTCCGGCCGTACCACCAGCGTCGCCCTGGAGAAGGCACAGGTGGAGGCACTGGCCGAGCGGATCGACGAGCTGCTGGACGAGGTCGTGCGCCGCTCCGGCGGCAACGCACCCGTACCGGCCGTCGCGCCCGCCGAACTGGACGACACGGAACCGCTGGAGACGCCCGTCGAGGAGGAGTTCCGCGTCGGCACCATGGCGCTGGCCTGGGACGGCGACGGCGAGCGCATGGTCGTGGAGGCACAGGCCGTCGTCGAACTGGAGGCCGACTCCGACGAGGACCTCGCCGACGCCGAGGAACGGCTGCTCCAGGACGACGAGAACGGTCCGCCGATGCTCCGGGTGCGGCTGGACGGCACCATGGCCCGCGCCTTCGCCAAGCGTGCGCTGGAAGTCGTCAACGCGGGCCGCCCGCCGTGCCCGCTGTGCAGCCTTCCGCTCGACCCCGAGGGGCATGTGTGCCCGCGTCAGAACGGATACCGGCGCGGCGAATGA
- a CDS encoding histidine phosphatase family protein — MPTLILVRHGRSTANTSGVLAGRTPGVALDEHGRAQAEALPGRLDALPLAAVVTSPMQRCRETVEPLLRARADVPVHSEERVAECDYGDWSGRKLAELADEPLMTTVQQHPSAAAFPGGESMRAMQSRSVEAVREWNARIEHEHGADAIYAMCSHGDIIKSVVADALGMHLDLFQRIAVGPCSLTVIRYTPLRPFLLRLGETGELDSLRPPEPSNEEEAGNEKKDGAGDENGEGEGRPGGEASAGDGPRGPRDRGGPGRQGSDATVGGGA, encoded by the coding sequence ATGCCCACGCTCATCCTCGTAAGGCACGGCCGCTCCACCGCCAACACCTCCGGGGTGCTCGCCGGGCGCACGCCGGGAGTCGCACTGGACGAGCACGGCCGCGCCCAGGCCGAGGCACTGCCCGGGCGACTGGACGCCCTGCCCCTGGCCGCCGTGGTCACCAGCCCCATGCAGCGCTGCCGGGAGACCGTCGAACCGCTGCTCCGCGCACGGGCCGACGTCCCCGTGCACAGCGAGGAGCGCGTCGCCGAGTGCGACTACGGCGACTGGAGCGGGCGGAAGCTGGCCGAACTGGCCGACGAGCCGCTGATGACGACGGTGCAGCAGCACCCCTCGGCGGCGGCCTTCCCCGGCGGGGAGTCGATGCGCGCGATGCAGTCGAGGTCCGTGGAGGCCGTACGGGAGTGGAACGCCCGGATCGAGCACGAGCACGGGGCGGACGCCATCTACGCGATGTGCTCGCACGGCGACATCATCAAGTCGGTCGTGGCCGACGCCCTGGGGATGCATCTCGACCTCTTCCAGCGCATCGCCGTCGGCCCCTGCTCGCTGACCGTCATCCGCTACACCCCGCTGCGGCCCTTTCTGCTGCGGCTCGGCGAGACCGGCGAACTCGACTCCCTGCGACCGCCGGAGCCTTCGAACGAGGAAGAGGCCGGGAACGAGAAGAAGGACGGTGCGGGCGACGAGAACGGGGAAGGAGAAGGGCGTCCCGGTGGAGAAGCCTCCGCCGGTGACGGCCCGCGCGGCCCCCGTGACCGGGGAGGCCCCGGACGGCAGGGCAGCGACGCCACCGTGGGGGGCGGAGCCTGA
- the corA gene encoding magnesium/cobalt transporter CorA → MIVDCAIYRDGRRMERPADYSDALDEARETGDAFLWIGLHEPTEAEFDHVTSEFDLHPLAVEDALHAHQRPKLEVYEDSLFLVLKPVSYDESTTVVSTGELMLFVGDSFVVTVRHGKANPLGEVRERLEHDPEVLRHGPTAVMYAVADAIVDQYMEVAADLQVSLDELEEEVFSPEALAARDIAGRIYAFKRQALGFRRATGPLAEPLERLTRPGVPFVHEDSRPFFRDVSDHLTRVNEQVEGLDRLLSDILSANLAHMSVRQNDNMRKISAWAAMFAIPTAIAGIYGMNFEHMPELHWVWTYPAVLALIAGACLTLFRVFKRRGWM, encoded by the coding sequence GTGATCGTGGACTGCGCCATCTACCGGGACGGACGCCGCATGGAGCGGCCGGCCGACTACTCCGATGCCCTCGACGAGGCCAGGGAGACCGGTGACGCGTTTCTCTGGATCGGGCTGCACGAGCCGACCGAGGCCGAATTCGACCACGTCACCAGCGAGTTCGACCTGCATCCCCTCGCCGTCGAGGACGCGCTCCACGCCCATCAGCGGCCGAAGCTGGAGGTCTACGAGGACTCCCTCTTCCTCGTACTCAAGCCCGTCTCCTACGACGAGTCGACGACGGTCGTCTCGACCGGCGAGCTGATGCTCTTCGTCGGGGACTCCTTCGTGGTGACCGTGCGGCACGGGAAGGCCAATCCGCTCGGCGAGGTGCGTGAGCGGCTCGAGCACGACCCCGAGGTGCTGCGGCACGGGCCGACGGCGGTGATGTACGCGGTGGCCGACGCCATCGTCGACCAGTACATGGAGGTGGCCGCCGATCTCCAGGTCAGTCTCGACGAGTTGGAGGAGGAGGTCTTCTCCCCCGAGGCTCTGGCCGCCCGCGACATCGCCGGACGGATCTACGCCTTCAAGCGCCAGGCGCTGGGCTTCCGCCGGGCCACGGGCCCGCTCGCGGAGCCGCTGGAGCGGCTGACGAGGCCGGGGGTGCCGTTCGTGCATGAGGACTCGCGGCCGTTCTTCCGTGACGTCAGCGACCATCTGACAAGGGTCAACGAGCAGGTGGAGGGCCTCGACCGGCTGCTGTCGGACATCCTCTCGGCGAACCTGGCGCACATGAGCGTCCGGCAGAACGACAACATGCGGAAGATCTCGGCATGGGCCGCGATGTTCGCGATCCCCACCGCCATCGCCGGCATCTACGGCATGAACTTCGAGCACATGCCGGAGCTGCACTGGGTGTGGACGTATCCGGCGGTGCTGGCGCTCATCGCGGGGGCGTGCCTGACGCTCTTCCGTGTCTTCAAGCGCCGCGGCTGGATGTGA
- a CDS encoding LLM class F420-dependent oxidoreductase: MRLGINLGYWGAGMDADNLAVAQEADRLGYSVCWAAEAYGSDAPTVLSWVAAQTERIDVGSGIFQIPARAPAMTAMTAATLDSLSGGRFRLGLGVSGPQVSEGWYGVRFDKPLARTREYVEIIRKAMSRERLSHEGEHWTLPLPDGPGKPIKLTVHPVREEIPLYIAAIGPKNLEQTGEIADGALLIFFSPEHAEETTLRHLRAGREKAGKELTGFDVCPTVPMAVGDDVHALADQFRPYTALYVGGMGSRKQNFYNRLAQRMGYEREAAVIQDKYLDGDKDGASAAVPHELIDSTTLLGSVDRIADRMRAYAEAGVTTLSLAPAGFTREERIAGLRAGVEALEKAGVAS; encoded by the coding sequence ATGCGGCTCGGCATCAACCTCGGCTACTGGGGCGCGGGGATGGACGCGGACAACCTCGCCGTCGCCCAGGAGGCCGACCGGCTCGGCTATTCCGTCTGCTGGGCCGCCGAGGCCTACGGCTCCGACGCGCCCACGGTCCTGTCCTGGGTCGCGGCGCAGACCGAGCGCATCGACGTAGGTTCGGGCATCTTCCAGATCCCCGCCCGCGCACCGGCGATGACCGCGATGACGGCCGCCACCCTCGACTCCCTCTCCGGCGGGCGCTTCCGGCTCGGCCTCGGCGTCTCGGGCCCGCAGGTCTCCGAGGGGTGGTACGGGGTGCGTTTCGACAAGCCGCTGGCCCGCACCCGCGAGTACGTCGAGATCATCCGCAAGGCCATGTCCCGCGAGCGCCTCAGCCACGAGGGCGAGCACTGGACGCTGCCCCTGCCCGACGGCCCCGGCAAGCCCATCAAGCTGACGGTGCATCCAGTACGGGAGGAGATCCCGCTCTACATCGCGGCCATCGGGCCCAAGAACCTCGAACAGACCGGGGAGATCGCCGACGGTGCGCTGCTGATCTTCTTCTCGCCCGAGCACGCCGAGGAGACCACGCTGCGGCATCTGCGCGCCGGACGAGAGAAGGCCGGCAAGGAACTGACGGGCTTCGACGTCTGCCCGACCGTTCCGATGGCCGTCGGGGACGACGTACACGCGCTGGCCGACCAGTTCCGTCCGTACACGGCCCTCTACGTCGGCGGCATGGGCAGCCGCAAGCAGAACTTCTACAACCGGCTCGCACAGCGCATGGGTTACGAGCGGGAAGCCGCCGTGATCCAGGACAAGTACCTGGACGGGGACAAGGACGGCGCTTCGGCCGCCGTGCCGCACGAACTCATCGACTCCACCACTCTCCTCGGCTCCGTCGACCGCATCGCCGACCGTATGCGCGCCTACGCCGAGGCCGGTGTGACCACCCTCTCCCTCGCGCCCGCGGGCTTCACCAGGGAGGAGCGAATCGCGGGGCTGCGCGCGGGAGTCGAGGCCCTGGAGAAGGCGGGTGTCGCCTCGTAG